From the genome of Aricia agestis chromosome 9, ilAriAges1.1, whole genome shotgun sequence, one region includes:
- the LOC121730185 gene encoding 5-demethoxyubiquinone hydroxylase, mitochondrial isoform X2, whose amino-acid sequence MIRPTRILLQVRNAHSATWKKNPHLDAIIRVDHAGELGADRIYAGQMAVLGNTAEGPTIKHMWEQEIKHREKFEELISKYRVRPTVMTPLWNIAGFALGAGTALLGKEAAMACTVAVETVIVDHYNDQLRTLMEDPNIDKEILETITKFRDEEQEHHDTGIDHGAEQAPFYKALTEVIKTGCKVAIAISKKV is encoded by the exons ATGATTCGACCGACCCGCATCCTTCTTCAAGTGAGAAACGCACATTCAGCAACATGGAAGAAGAATCCAcat TTGGATGCAATTATCCGGGTAGACCATGCAGGTGAGCTAGGTGCGGACCGTATATACGCGGGGCAGATGGCAGTACTGGGCAACACCGCAGAAGGACCCACCATCAAACACATGTGGGAGCAGGAGATCAAACATCGAGAGAAGTTTGAGGAGCTCATATCCAAGTATCGAGTTAGACCCACAGTGATGACTCCATTGTGGAATATAGCTGGCTTCGCTCTAGGAGCTG GTACCGCCTTGTTGGGAAAAGAGGCGGCGATGGCCTGCACGGTGGCTGTAGAAACGGTTATAGTCGACCATTACAATGACCAGCTTCGCACTCTGATGGAAGACCCTAACATAGACAAGGAGATCCTGGAGACTATCACCAAGTTCAGAGATGAAGAGCAGGAGCATCATGACACTGGCATCGACCACGGAGCGGAACAGGCGCCATTTTATAAAGCACTCACCGAAGTCATCAAAACTGGTTGCAAAGTAGCTATTGCTATATCGAAGAAAGTGTAA
- the LOC121730185 gene encoding 5-demethoxyubiquinone hydroxylase, mitochondrial isoform X1, which translates to MMIRPTRILLQVRNAHSATWKKNPHLDAIIRVDHAGELGADRIYAGQMAVLGNTAEGPTIKHMWEQEIKHREKFEELISKYRVRPTVMTPLWNIAGFALGAGTALLGKEAAMACTVAVETVIVDHYNDQLRTLMEDPNIDKEILETITKFRDEEQEHHDTGIDHGAEQAPFYKALTEVIKTGCKVAIAISKKV; encoded by the exons at GATGATTCGACCGACCCGCATCCTTCTTCAAGTGAGAAACGCACATTCAGCAACATGGAAGAAGAATCCAcat TTGGATGCAATTATCCGGGTAGACCATGCAGGTGAGCTAGGTGCGGACCGTATATACGCGGGGCAGATGGCAGTACTGGGCAACACCGCAGAAGGACCCACCATCAAACACATGTGGGAGCAGGAGATCAAACATCGAGAGAAGTTTGAGGAGCTCATATCCAAGTATCGAGTTAGACCCACAGTGATGACTCCATTGTGGAATATAGCTGGCTTCGCTCTAGGAGCTG GTACCGCCTTGTTGGGAAAAGAGGCGGCGATGGCCTGCACGGTGGCTGTAGAAACGGTTATAGTCGACCATTACAATGACCAGCTTCGCACTCTGATGGAAGACCCTAACATAGACAAGGAGATCCTGGAGACTATCACCAAGTTCAGAGATGAAGAGCAGGAGCATCATGACACTGGCATCGACCACGGAGCGGAACAGGCGCCATTTTATAAAGCACTCACCGAAGTCATCAAAACTGGTTGCAAAGTAGCTATTGCTATATCGAAGAAAGTGTAA
- the LOC121730184 gene encoding protein shifted-like isoform X2, protein MPWKGFRMGCVGVWARACVGLVLVMSINTHGRRDFERRDSDISLWIDERQVRMFSGISMQVYAIMNGNISPYVLDPHVSHKLPVIPSEVGYVNFTWRSRKRYYYNFDILTSSDPKVLKPPVLSIKTQGRVPKTPKEFSILLPCMGNVSGVATFEIGLSLKNGRGTPLKGTPLRLNLKKECAQRGPDPECDKKCANNGWCNHEKICQCPDGYMGQHCRTALCYPQCLNGGNCTAPGVCSCPPGYQGRHCEGGICSEKCQNGGKCIQKDTCECPKGYYGLRCEFSKCVIPCLNGGRCKGVNKCRCPAGLGGNHCEVGRRGGECTRACRHGVCRAGVCVCEQGWRGRLCHRSAGSSEESSEFKRPR, encoded by the exons ATGCCCTGGAAGGGGTTCAG GATGGGGTGCGTGGGTGTTTGGGCGCGGGCGTGCGTGGGCTTGGTGCTGGTGATGTCCATCAATACTCACGGCCGCCGCGACTTCGAACGCCGCGACTCCGACATCTCGCTGTGGATCGACGAGCGACAAGTGCGCATGTTCAGTG GTATATCGATGCAAGTATACGCCATAATGAACGGGAACATATCGCCGTACGTGCTAGACCCGCACGTGTCGCACAAGCTGCCCGTCATCCCCTCTGAAGTGGGCTACGTGAACTTCACCTGGCGCTCCAGGAAGCGATACTATTACAACTTCGATATACTAACGTCATCGGACCCTAAAGTGCTGAAGCCGCCTGTGCTCTCCATCAAGACGCAGGGCAGGGTGCCTAAAACCCCCAAAG AGTTCAGCATACTCTTGCCGTGCATGGGCAACGTGAGCGGAGTGGCGACCTTCGAGATAGGTCTATCGCTCAAAAACGGTAGAGGCACCCCTCTAAAGGGCACTCCTTTAAGATTGAATCTAAAGAAGGAATGCGCACAGAGAG GACCCGACCCGGAGTGTGACAAAAAATGTGCCAACAACGGGTGGTGTAATCACGAGAAGATTTGCCAGTGCCCCGACGGTTACATGGGGCAACACTGCCGCACCGCGCTGTGCTACCCGCAGTGCCTCAACGGAGGCAACTGTACCGCACCCGGAGTATGCTCATGTCCGCCGGGCTACCAGGGAAGACATTGTGAAGGCG GAATATGTTCGGAGAAATGCCAAAACGGTGGCAAATGCATACAGAAAGATACGTGCGAGTGTCCCAAGGGATATTACGGACTACGGTGTGAATTTT CAAAATGCGTGATCCCGTGCCTGAACGGCGGGCGGTGTAAGGGCGTGAACAAGTGCCGCTGCCCAGCGGGTCTCGGCGGGAACCACTGCGAAGtggggcggcgcgggggcgAGTGCACGCGGGCCTGCCGCCACGGCGTTTGCCGCGCCGGCGTCTGCGTCTGCGAGCAGGGGTGGCGCGGACGCTTGTGTCATCGCAgcgccg GTTCTTCAGAAGAATCCAGTGAATTTAAAAGGCCTCGGTGA
- the LOC121730184 gene encoding protein shifted-like isoform X3: protein MGCVGVWARACVGLVLVMSINTHGRRDFERRDSDISLWIDERQVRMFSGISMQVYAIMNGNISPYVLDPHVSHKLPVIPSEVGYVNFTWRSRKRYYYNFDILTSSDPKVLKPPVLSIKTQGRVPKTPKEFSILLPCMGNVSGVATFEIGLSLKNGRGTPLKGTPLRLNLKKECAQRGVYIERTGPDPECDKKCANNGWCNHEKICQCPDGYMGQHCRTALCYPQCLNGGNCTAPGVCSCPPGYQGRHCEGGICSEKCQNGGKCIQKDTCECPKGYYGLRCEFSKCVIPCLNGGRCKGVNKCRCPAGLGGNHCEVGRRGGECTRACRHGVCRAGVCVCEQGWRGRLCHRSAGSSEESSEFKRPR from the exons ATGGGGTGCGTGGGTGTTTGGGCGCGGGCGTGCGTGGGCTTGGTGCTGGTGATGTCCATCAATACTCACGGCCGCCGCGACTTCGAACGCCGCGACTCCGACATCTCGCTGTGGATCGACGAGCGACAAGTGCGCATGTTCAGTG GTATATCGATGCAAGTATACGCCATAATGAACGGGAACATATCGCCGTACGTGCTAGACCCGCACGTGTCGCACAAGCTGCCCGTCATCCCCTCTGAAGTGGGCTACGTGAACTTCACCTGGCGCTCCAGGAAGCGATACTATTACAACTTCGATATACTAACGTCATCGGACCCTAAAGTGCTGAAGCCGCCTGTGCTCTCCATCAAGACGCAGGGCAGGGTGCCTAAAACCCCCAAAG AGTTCAGCATACTCTTGCCGTGCATGGGCAACGTGAGCGGAGTGGCGACCTTCGAGATAGGTCTATCGCTCAAAAACGGTAGAGGCACCCCTCTAAAGGGCACTCCTTTAAGATTGAATCTAAAGAAGGAATGCGCACAGAGAGGTGTGTATATAGAAAGGACAG GACCCGACCCGGAGTGTGACAAAAAATGTGCCAACAACGGGTGGTGTAATCACGAGAAGATTTGCCAGTGCCCCGACGGTTACATGGGGCAACACTGCCGCACCGCGCTGTGCTACCCGCAGTGCCTCAACGGAGGCAACTGTACCGCACCCGGAGTATGCTCATGTCCGCCGGGCTACCAGGGAAGACATTGTGAAGGCG GAATATGTTCGGAGAAATGCCAAAACGGTGGCAAATGCATACAGAAAGATACGTGCGAGTGTCCCAAGGGATATTACGGACTACGGTGTGAATTTT CAAAATGCGTGATCCCGTGCCTGAACGGCGGGCGGTGTAAGGGCGTGAACAAGTGCCGCTGCCCAGCGGGTCTCGGCGGGAACCACTGCGAAGtggggcggcgcgggggcgAGTGCACGCGGGCCTGCCGCCACGGCGTTTGCCGCGCCGGCGTCTGCGTCTGCGAGCAGGGGTGGCGCGGACGCTTGTGTCATCGCAgcgccg GTTCTTCAGAAGAATCCAGTGAATTTAAAAGGCCTCGGTGA
- the LOC121730184 gene encoding protein shifted-like isoform X1, protein MPWKGFRMGCVGVWARACVGLVLVMSINTHGRRDFERRDSDISLWIDERQVRMFSGISMQVYAIMNGNISPYVLDPHVSHKLPVIPSEVGYVNFTWRSRKRYYYNFDILTSSDPKVLKPPVLSIKTQGRVPKTPKEFSILLPCMGNVSGVATFEIGLSLKNGRGTPLKGTPLRLNLKKECAQRGVYIERTGPDPECDKKCANNGWCNHEKICQCPDGYMGQHCRTALCYPQCLNGGNCTAPGVCSCPPGYQGRHCEGGICSEKCQNGGKCIQKDTCECPKGYYGLRCEFSKCVIPCLNGGRCKGVNKCRCPAGLGGNHCEVGRRGGECTRACRHGVCRAGVCVCEQGWRGRLCHRSAGSSEESSEFKRPR, encoded by the exons ATGCCCTGGAAGGGGTTCAG GATGGGGTGCGTGGGTGTTTGGGCGCGGGCGTGCGTGGGCTTGGTGCTGGTGATGTCCATCAATACTCACGGCCGCCGCGACTTCGAACGCCGCGACTCCGACATCTCGCTGTGGATCGACGAGCGACAAGTGCGCATGTTCAGTG GTATATCGATGCAAGTATACGCCATAATGAACGGGAACATATCGCCGTACGTGCTAGACCCGCACGTGTCGCACAAGCTGCCCGTCATCCCCTCTGAAGTGGGCTACGTGAACTTCACCTGGCGCTCCAGGAAGCGATACTATTACAACTTCGATATACTAACGTCATCGGACCCTAAAGTGCTGAAGCCGCCTGTGCTCTCCATCAAGACGCAGGGCAGGGTGCCTAAAACCCCCAAAG AGTTCAGCATACTCTTGCCGTGCATGGGCAACGTGAGCGGAGTGGCGACCTTCGAGATAGGTCTATCGCTCAAAAACGGTAGAGGCACCCCTCTAAAGGGCACTCCTTTAAGATTGAATCTAAAGAAGGAATGCGCACAGAGAGGTGTGTATATAGAAAGGACAG GACCCGACCCGGAGTGTGACAAAAAATGTGCCAACAACGGGTGGTGTAATCACGAGAAGATTTGCCAGTGCCCCGACGGTTACATGGGGCAACACTGCCGCACCGCGCTGTGCTACCCGCAGTGCCTCAACGGAGGCAACTGTACCGCACCCGGAGTATGCTCATGTCCGCCGGGCTACCAGGGAAGACATTGTGAAGGCG GAATATGTTCGGAGAAATGCCAAAACGGTGGCAAATGCATACAGAAAGATACGTGCGAGTGTCCCAAGGGATATTACGGACTACGGTGTGAATTTT CAAAATGCGTGATCCCGTGCCTGAACGGCGGGCGGTGTAAGGGCGTGAACAAGTGCCGCTGCCCAGCGGGTCTCGGCGGGAACCACTGCGAAGtggggcggcgcgggggcgAGTGCACGCGGGCCTGCCGCCACGGCGTTTGCCGCGCCGGCGTCTGCGTCTGCGAGCAGGGGTGGCGCGGACGCTTGTGTCATCGCAgcgccg GTTCTTCAGAAGAATCCAGTGAATTTAAAAGGCCTCGGTGA